TAGCAATGCGATCGCAGTTTAACTCTTGTTTAGCATAAGCTAACATGGGGCCGAATTTGACCGCACTATTACACTGAGAACAAGGCAGGGGGGTAATACCCGACTCATACCCTGACACCAAATAATCAATAATATTGGCTTGAAATAAGTCTCTAGTATCCACAATATGATGAGGAATGCCCAATTGTTCGCAAATAAACGCCGCATCTACCATTCCCTCGGAGCAGCATTGTCCTTTCCCTTTCATCAACCAAAGGGTTAACCCAATTACTTCACAACCTTGATGGTGTAAACTCGCAGCAGCGACGGAACTATCAACCCCACCGGACAAACCAACGACGACCTTGTTCATTGTTAAAGGTTTCTTAAAAAGCAAAAAATTAACCGTTTACTCTCCCTAGGCTAACATTTTCAATATTACAATAGTGCGTAAGTGTGTAATCGACCTGACGACTCAGGGGAAAATTCCTGATGTCGAAGGTGTGAGGATGTTTAACAAAGGTCTAATTGTGATGATTCTTACTCAAATCCGTGCCTTAATTAACTTGACTCCTGGTGGCCAAGCCTTGTTCCCAGGAAGCTTAAGAAAATTTTCAACTTGTTTAGGTTGTGCGTCTAGCTTGGTTTTAATAATGGGTTCTGCTTCTGTTGGTTACGCCCAAAGTTTGACTGGCCGCCCTTTACCTCCCCCTCCCCTGCCCAAAAATGTTACTCCTGCTTCGGTTGAAAGAGTTCCGGTTGCGCCCAAAAATGAGGTAATTACGCCGGTTGAAGTCATTCCAGTTGCGCCGAAAGCGTCCCAACCAATACGAGAATATACTTTTCAAGCACCCCAAACCCTTCCTGCTGAGAATATTTCTGAAACTGAAACTGAAACCCTTCCTACTGTTTTAAATGTGGAACCTGTTTCAACTACTATTCAACCTGTTCCCCAAACTTCTCAATCTGATGAAAAACCTAGTTTTTATCGGGTTGAAGTTGTCGGTAATCAAGACTTATTATTGTCTCAAGTTAAAGTGATTGAACCGATGGCATTTATTCGCCAAAGTGAAGGGGTTATTCATGCGGGAATGTTCCAAAATTCTCAGCAAGCTCAACAACGGATTCAAGCTTTACAAAAACAAGGGTTAATCGCCAATATTGTTCCAGTTTATCGGGGTGAAAAACGGTCTTTATTGGTACAAACTAAACCTTAGTTGTTAGAATTATTCTGAATCTACCCATTGCCTAGGGACATAACAGTGTTATGTCCTGATATTATTATATTTGATATGATAGACTTGAATGAGATGTAAATAAAAGGATTTAACAGTGTTAAATCCCTACGAAATCTCCCTACAATCTTTTGATAAATTAATCATTCAAAAATCTAACTAAGCTGGTTAATTTTGCCCAAGCTGCCCCACTTTTGAGAATTTCCTTGGCAGTTTCAACACCTTTTTTATGGTCTTCCCAAGAGATATAATTTCCCACTTGCAATGCCAAAGACGCATTTAAAGCCACTGCATCTTCTTGTGCTTGAGTGCCTTTTCCTTGTAAAACATTAGTAAGAATTGTGGCATTTTCTTCGACATTTCCGCCTTTTAAAGCGGTTAGAGGTGCGGCAGTTAATCCTAATAGTGAAGGGTTAATTTCACCTAATCTCACTTTGCCATCTTTTAATAAGGCTAAATCTGTAGCATCTCCTAACCCTGCTTCATCTAATTTTTCCCGTCCATATAATACCATTGCTTGGGGAATTCCTAATTGATTTAAAGCTTGGGCCATAGGACTTAAAAACTGAGGAGAATAAACCCCAATAATTTGGCCAGTGGGACGCAATGGGTTAACTAAAGGGCCTAATAAATTAAAAATAGTGCGAATTTTTAAGGTTTTTCTTAAGGGGGCCACGTGCTTCATCGCCGGATGCCAACCAGGAGCAAATAAAAAGGTAATACCAACTTCTTTTAAAGCATCTGCTACCTTTTCGGGAGTTGCTGATAGTTTGACTCCTAAATATTCTAACACATCGGCTGAGCCAACTTTACTAGATGCGGAACGGTTGCCATGTTTGGCGACTTTTACCCCGGCAGCAGCAGCGACAAAGGCGACGGCAGTTGATATATTAAAGGTAGAGGCTCCGTCTCCTCCGGTTCCACAGGTGTCAATGACGGGTTGACTATGATTAATAGGAGTTTCTGGTATAGACTGTTTTTGCAAGACTTGAGCCATTCCCGCTAATTCGTTAGCAGATACTCCTTTGGCTTGAATTGCTGCTAAAATAGCCCCAGATAGCACAGGAGGAATGGCTTCTTCTAACCATCCTTGCATCAGTTGAGAGGCTTGGGGTTGGGATAAGGACTGTTGGTTAAGCAGTTGTTGTAGTACCTCGGGCCAAAGATTTGAAGAGTCTTGAGTCACAATAGTTTATAAAGATAAGTGATCTAGTTTTATTTTATAAGATTTGGTGTATTTTGTAGGTTGAATTCCTATTGAAAAAAGAGAATGGGCCAATTACTAACTAACTTAAATTCTCAACAATTATCACACTGGTTAACTGAAGCATCTCAAGCAGCAAATAAAGGTAAACTCCCTAATTATATCCCTTTATTGCAGCAAACGCCTCCCAATTTATTAGCGGTTTGTATTCTCCCTATCAATCATCAAATTAATGCACAGGGAGACATTGATAAAACTTTCCCTTTGATGAGTATTATCAAGCCTTTTTTATTATTCTATTTACTCTCCCAATTGGGAAAAGAATTTATTTTTAATAAGGTTGGCCGTGACCCCTCTAATTATCCCTTTAATTCTCTTGAACAATTACAGATAGATCAAGGTTTTCCTAGAAATCCGATGATTAATAGTGGGGCCATCACCCTAGCTTCTTTATTGCTTGGAAAAGATGGTAAAACTCGCTGTCAAAATTTACAAAAATGGTTAAATAAACAGGCTAATTGTAATTTATTTTTAGATGAATTCATGTTAAATTCTGTTCAATCTTTACCCAATATTCGTAATCAATCAATTCTGCAAGAATTAGTCAAACAAAACCAAATAAATGAGCCTGAAATTACCTTAGATACTTATAATCACATTTGTTGTCTTTCGGGAACCATTATTGATTTAGCTCGTTTGGGTTTATTATTAGTAAATTGCCCCTCTTCTCTCTCTCAAGAAAATTGTTTGATTGTGAGGGAAATTATGACTACCTGTGGACTCTATGAAGCATCAGACACCTTTGCCAAAAAAGTGGGATTTCCTACCAAATCAGGGGTCAGTGGTGCTATATTATCCTTAGTACCAGAAGAAGGGGCGATCGCTTGTTATAGTCCTGCCCTAGATGCAGAAGGGAACTCAATCTCTAGTTTATTTATTATCCAAAAAATTGCTCAATTTTTAGCTAGTTAAATCATGAAATCAGCAACAACAAACCAAGCAATAACAAAATTTAAAGATAGTGTAATTATTGGAGGTGGCCCCGCAGGACTTTCCACAGCTTTGATGTTAGCGAAACGAGGTTGGGATAACATTACAGTGATTGAAAAACGTCCCAGTGCTGACTATTATGAACCCGATAAATCTTTTAATTATATGATCGATGGAAGAGGTCAAAAGTTCACAGATCTTTTAGGAATTACTGATAAATTAGCAAGAATTAGTGTTGCGAGTACGGATTTTTACTTGACAAAAATAGAAGCAAATAGTAAAAGAAAAACTGTTAAATTGCCTATTGTTGATCCGAAACGAAAAACAGCTTATTGGTTGCAAAGACGAGATTTTGTTAATTTGCTTTATCAAGAAATTCAACATCATTGGTTAGATAAAATTACCGTATTATTTGCTACAAAATGTATTGAAATTAAAAACAATATTGATGAGAACTTAGAAATAATTGCTCAAGATCAAGAAGGTAAAATCTTGACATTTAAACCATCTTTATTAGTGGGTTGTGATGGATTTAATTCTATGGTGAGAATGACTTTAAACCAAGAAAATTCAACACTATCTGATAGATTTAAGATGAAAGAATTTCCTTCTCCCAGTTCAAGGTTAAGATATAAAGTGTTGACCTTACCCCCAAATTTTCCCCTATCAGATGATAATGAAGATCGGGCAATTTGTGA
The Crocosphaera sp. UHCC 0190 DNA segment above includes these coding regions:
- a CDS encoding glutaminase, whose protein sequence is MGQLLTNLNSQQLSHWLTEASQAANKGKLPNYIPLLQQTPPNLLAVCILPINHQINAQGDIDKTFPLMSIIKPFLLFYLLSQLGKEFIFNKVGRDPSNYPFNSLEQLQIDQGFPRNPMINSGAITLASLLLGKDGKTRCQNLQKWLNKQANCNLFLDEFMLNSVQSLPNIRNQSILQELVKQNQINEPEITLDTYNHICCLSGTIIDLARLGLLLVNCPSSLSQENCLIVREIMTTCGLYEASDTFAKKVGFPTKSGVSGAILSLVPEEGAIACYSPALDAEGNSISSLFIIQKIAQFLAS
- the trpD gene encoding anthranilate phosphoribosyltransferase: MTQDSSNLWPEVLQQLLNQQSLSQPQASQLMQGWLEEAIPPVLSGAILAAIQAKGVSANELAGMAQVLQKQSIPETPINHSQPVIDTCGTGGDGASTFNISTAVAFVAAAAGVKVAKHGNRSASSKVGSADVLEYLGVKLSATPEKVADALKEVGITFLFAPGWHPAMKHVAPLRKTLKIRTIFNLLGPLVNPLRPTGQIIGVYSPQFLSPMAQALNQLGIPQAMVLYGREKLDEAGLGDATDLALLKDGKVRLGEINPSLLGLTAAPLTALKGGNVEENATILTNVLQGKGTQAQEDAVALNASLALQVGNYISWEDHKKGVETAKEILKSGAAWAKLTSLVRFLND